The genomic window AGAGCCGAGCTTCGCGGTACTTTCCAGGAAGCGCCGGAAGGCGGCGAGGAGCAGCCGCTCGTCGGCGAGCCGCTGCGCACCGAAGGCTCCGATCAGCCCGAACACGTTGTTGATGCCCAGGTAGTAGGCGAGACGCTCGTCCGTGACGGCGTCGGAGACGAAGGTGTCACTGACGGCTCCGATGCCGGGCAGCCGCGCTTCCAGCGCGGTGCGGTGGGACTCACGGAAGTAGTAGCCCTGGTTGTCCCGGTACCTGCCGCCGACCGGCCAGCCGTCTCCGTCGAGGAGCACGATCGTGTTCTGCTGATGAGCCTCCAGGGCGACGCCCGCGTGCGCGTCCAGCCAGAGGACCGGGAGGACCACCCGGTCGAGGTAGCGCAGGAACCACTCGGCGCAGACCGCCCCGGTCGTCCGTCCGGTACGGGCGGCGAGCGAGGACACCGTGTCCGCGAGCCGTGAATGCGTGCCCGGACGCCCGGGCCAGGGGCGGGGTGAGGTGAGCCCGGCGATGCAGACCGCGTCGTCGGCCGGGCCGAACGGGTTGTGGCGCAGCATCACGTCGAGGCCGGGGACGGGGGTGCCGTCCGGACCGTCCACGGCCAGCCACGCGGGGTCCCTGACGATGTCGAAGCCGGGGTGTGCGGCGTGCCACCGGTCGGCCAGCCCGGTGCGCAGCAGTCGGTGGACCTCGGCTCCGCGGTGGAGTTCCTTGCGGAGGTTCTCCCGCCGGGAGTTGGTGATGCGCACACCGAGGGAGAGTTTCAGCATGAGGTCGGACCCGGGCCGGTACACGGTGCGCACCGAGGACGTGGGGTGCCAGCGGGCGCCGTGCGGACCGAGATCGTGCAGGAGCCCCTTCTCGCACAGGGCGGTGACCTCGGGGCGCCGCATGAGCTCCGCGGCCTGCCACGGGTGGAGCGGCAGGGCTGTAGTGCCTTCGGGGAGGCGCAGTCCGTCGGCGTGGGGTGCGAGGAGCGACCGGGCCGTCACCGGCCGTCCGGCCTTCGTCCAGGACGAGTCCGTGGCCAGTACGGAGTGGTCCGCGGCCATCCAGTGGAGCGGGAAGGAGCCGCGCAGCTCGGGTGAGTAGAGGACCGCTTCGGATTCGGAGAGGCCTTCGCGGCTCTTCGGCGTGGGGTGCAGCGGGTGGCCCAGGACCAGGGACTGCTCGCCGGTCAGGAAGGGACCCGCGTCGGACGACGCGGAGGGTGTACGCCGCCGCTCCGCGATGAAGGTGGCCGTGTGCCGTACGGAGTCGGCCACCCTGGCCACCAGATCGACGCCCGCGCTCCGCTCGCTCTCGCGCCCGAGGAGTGCGGCCACGGTGACGGCGTCCACGCCCGGGGTGCCGGAGGGCGCGTTCTCCAGGACCGGCGTGCCGAAGCGGTGCCAGCCGGTGGGGGACCAGTGGGAGACCGGGACGAGCAGGGCCGTACCGCTCGCGGGGAGGGGGACACGCAGGGTGGCCCCCAACGGCCGGGGGAGGTCGCTCTCCCTGGCCCAGCAGCGCAGCAGGTTCTCCGTGCCCGCCGAGTCGGCGGCACGGAGCGGGTCCGGATGGTCCAGCGGGTCCGGGAGTTCGGGCGGACCGCCCTGGCCGGAGCGTTCCGCCGGGAGGGCACCCGTCGGGGTGTCCGAACCCGCGCGCGGGGTTCCGTGCGGACCGGCCTTCTGACGCGGCACGGTCGTCGACTCGACCGCGAGCGGGCCGTCCGGCAGTTCGTGTCCTCGCTGCTCGCGGGTGAGGGGGCCGTCGGCCTCGGGCGCAGGGGTGGGGTTCACGGCGGTCTTTCTTGTGAGGGGTCCGGGATCAGCGGGTCGGCCCGGCAGCGGCCCGGCGGTTCGGAGAGCGCTCGGCGGCGCTCAGCGCGTCGGCGAGACGGTCGACGACCGCGGCCGCCTGCTCGTCGGTGAGGGTGAGCGGGGGCAGCAGCCGGACCACGGCGCCGTGACGCCCGCCGAGTTCGACGATGAGGCCGCGGCGCAGGCATTCCTGCTGCACCGCCGCCGCGAGGGCGGGATCGGGCGGCGGGGCGGAGCCGCTCTCCGCGGTGACGGTGAGCGGCTCGGCCTCGGGGTCGACCAGCTCGATCCCGATCATCAGGCCGCGGCCCCGGACGTCGCCGATGCTGGGATGGGCCGAGCCCAGGGCCTGGAGGCGGGCCAGCATGCGCGCGCCGAGTGTCCCGGCCCGCTCGGCGAGCTTGTTCTCCCGTACGTACGCGAGGGTGGCGGTGCCCGCGGCCATGGCCAGCTGGTTGCCCCGGAAGGTGCCGGCGTGGGCACCGGGCTGCCAGAGGTCGAGGCCCGAGCGGTAGACGATCACCGCGAGGGGCAGCGAGCCGCCGATGGCCTTGGACATGACCATCACGTCGGGCACGACGCCGCTGTGCTCGACGGCCCAGAAGGCGCCGGTCCTGCCGACCCCTGTCTGCACCTCGTCGGCGATCAGCGCGATGGAGCGGTCCCGGGTGATCTCCCGCATCCGTCGCAGCCAGCCGTCCGGCGCGGGATTGACTCCGCCCTCGCCCTGGACGGGCTCCAGGATCATGGCGGCCGGAGCGGGCACCCCTCCCTTGGGGTCGTCCAGGAGGTACTCCGTCCAGCGCGCGGCGATGTCAGCGCCCCGCTCCCCGCCGACGCCGAAAGGGCAGCGGTAGGTGTGCGGGAAGGGCAGTCTGGACACCCGCACGTCGGGGGCGCCGCCCGACGCGCCCAGCGCGCCTGCCGTCATCCCGTGATAGGCGCCGGTGAAGGCGAGGAGTTCGCTGCGGCCGCTCGCCGCCCGCACCAGCTTGAACGCCGCCTCGACGGCGTCCGTCCCCGCGGGACCGCAGAACTGGATCCGGGCGTCGTCGGCCAACTCCCGGGGCAGGGTGGTGAACAGCTCGGTCGTGAACGCGTCCTTCACCGGGGTGG from Streptomyces sp. NBC_01341 includes these protein-coding regions:
- a CDS encoding IucA/IucC family protein; protein product: MNPTPAPEADGPLTREQRGHELPDGPLAVESTTVPRQKAGPHGTPRAGSDTPTGALPAERSGQGGPPELPDPLDHPDPLRAADSAGTENLLRCWARESDLPRPLGATLRVPLPASGTALLVPVSHWSPTGWHRFGTPVLENAPSGTPGVDAVTVAALLGRESERSAGVDLVARVADSVRHTATFIAERRRTPSASSDAGPFLTGEQSLVLGHPLHPTPKSREGLSESEAVLYSPELRGSFPLHWMAADHSVLATDSSWTKAGRPVTARSLLAPHADGLRLPEGTTALPLHPWQAAELMRRPEVTALCEKGLLHDLGPHGARWHPTSSVRTVYRPGSDLMLKLSLGVRITNSRRENLRKELHRGAEVHRLLRTGLADRWHAAHPGFDIVRDPAWLAVDGPDGTPVPGLDVMLRHNPFGPADDAVCIAGLTSPRPWPGRPGTHSRLADTVSSLAARTGRTTGAVCAEWFLRYLDRVVLPVLWLDAHAGVALEAHQQNTIVLLDGDGWPVGGRYRDNQGYYFRESHRTALEARLPGIGAVSDTFVSDAVTDERLAYYLGINNVFGLIGAFGAQRLADERLLLAAFRRFLESTAKLGSPLPAYLLGTGQLRCKANLLTRMHGLDELVGPVDTQSVYVTIANPLQN
- a CDS encoding diaminobutyrate--2-oxoglutarate transaminase family protein; protein product: MAVTQPAPVAPPVTHDGILRRQAQRESAARTYARSLPIVPVRARGMTIEGADGRRYLDCLSGAGTLALGHNHPVVLEAIRKVIDSGAPLHVLDLATPVKDAFTTELFTTLPRELADDARIQFCGPAGTDAVEAAFKLVRAASGRSELLAFTGAYHGMTAGALGASGGAPDVRVSRLPFPHTYRCPFGVGGERGADIAARWTEYLLDDPKGGVPAPAAMILEPVQGEGGVNPAPDGWLRRMREITRDRSIALIADEVQTGVGRTGAFWAVEHSGVVPDVMVMSKAIGGSLPLAVIVYRSGLDLWQPGAHAGTFRGNQLAMAAGTATLAYVRENKLAERAGTLGARMLARLQALGSAHPSIGDVRGRGLMIGIELVDPEAEPLTVTAESGSAPPPDPALAAAVQQECLRRGLIVELGGRHGAVVRLLPPLTLTDEQAAAVVDRLADALSAAERSPNRRAAAGPTR